In Penicillium oxalicum strain HP7-1 chromosome I, whole genome shotgun sequence, a single window of DNA contains:
- a CDS encoding Citrate synthase, which yields MATSLRIGTSALRASFAKPVQTAALNGARCYSAAKVKSLKDTFADGLPAEIEKVKKLRKEHGHKVIGEVTLDQAYGGARGIKSLVWEGSVLDSEEGIRFRGYTIPDLQKLLPKAPGGEEPLPEGLFWLLLTGEIPSEQQVRALSAEWAARSDVPAFVEELIDRCPSTLHPMAQFSLAVTALEHESSFAKAYAKGINKKDYWSYTFEDSMDLIAKLPTIASKIYRNVFKDGKVAPIQKDKDYSFNLANQLGFGGNKDFVELMRLYLTIHSDHEGGNVSAHTTHLVGSALSSPMLSLSAGLQGLAGPLHGLANQEVLNWLTEMKKAIGNDLSDQSIKDYLWSTLNSGRVVPGYGHAVLRKTDPRYMSQREFALRKLPDDEMFKLVSQVYKIAPGVLTEHGKTKNPYPNVDAHSGVLLQYYGLTEANYYTVLFGVSRALGVLPQLIIDRAFGMPIERPKSFSTEAYAKLVGAKL from the exons ATGGCCACCTCTCTTCGGATCGGTACCTCCGCTCTGCGGGCCTCCTTTGCGAAGCCCGTCCAGACTGCTGCTCTGAACGGTGCTCGCTGCTACTCCGccgccaaggtcaag TCCCTGAAGGACACCTTCGCCGACGGTCTGCCcgccgagattgagaaggtcaagaagctgCGCAA GGAGCACGGCCACAAGGTCATTGGCGAGGTTACTCTCGACCAGGCTTACGGCGGTGCCCGTGGTATCAAGTCCCTTGTTTGGGAG GGCTCTGTCCTCGACTCTGAGGAGGGTATCCGCTTCCGTGGCTACACT ATCCCCGACCTCCAGAAGCTGCTCCCCAAGGCTCCTGGTGGTGAGGAGCCCCTGCCTGAGGGTCTCTTCTGGCTCCTCCTGACTGGCGAGATCCCCTCCGAGCAGCAGGTCCGCGCCCTCTCTGCTGAGTGGGCTGCCCGCTCCGATGTTCCCGCCTTCGTTGAGGAGCTCATCGACCGCTGCCCCAGCACCCTCCACCCCATGGCTCAGTTCTCTTTGGCTGTGACCGCTCTGGAGCACGAGTCCTCCTTCGCCAAGGCCTACGCCAAGGGTATCAACAAGAAGGACTACTGGAGCTACACCTTCGAGGACTCCATGGACCTGATCGCCAAGCTGCCCACCATTGCCTCCAAGATCTACCGCAACGTCTTCAAGGACGGCAAGGTTGCCCCCATTCAGAAGGACAAGGATTACTCCTTCAACTTGGCCAACCAgctcggcttcggcggcAACAAGGACTTTGTTGAGCTGATGCGTCTGTACCTGACCATCCACTCCGACCACGAGGGTGGTAACGTCTCCGCCCACACCACCCACTTGGTCGGCAGTGCTCTGAGCTCCCCCATGCTCTCTCTGTCTGCTGGTCTCCAGGGTCTGGCTGGTCCTCTCCACGGTCTTGCTAACCAGGAGGTCCTGAACTGGCTCaccgagatgaagaaggccatCGGCAACGACCTCAGCGACCAGTCCATCAAGGATTACCTCTGGTCCACCCTGAACTCCGGCCGTGTCGTCCCTGGCTACGGCCACGCCGTCCTCCGCAAGACTGACCCCCGCTACATGTCTCAGCGCGAGTTTGCTCTCCGCAAGCTGCCCGATGACGAGATGTTCAAGCTGGTCAGCCAGGTCTACAAGATCGCCCCCGGTGTCCTGACCGAGCAcggcaagaccaagaaccCCTACCCCAACGTCGATGCCCACTCCGGTGTCCTCCTCCAGTACTACGGTCTGACCGAGGCCAACTACTACACCGTCCTGTTCGGTGTGTCCCGTGCTCTGGGTGTCCTGCCCCAGCTGATCATTGACCGTGCTTTCGGCATGCCCATCGAGCGTCCCAAGTCCTTCAGCACCGAGGCCTACGCCAAGCTTGTTGGCGCCAAGCTGTAA